The segment GGCGCTGGCGGTGGCCACCCACAAGCCGCAGGTGTACATCGACCTGTCCGGCTGGTCGCCGAAGTACTTCCCGCCGCAGCTGGTGAAGTACGCCAACAGCCTGCTCCAGGACAAGGTGCTGTTCGGCTCCGACTACCCGCTCATCAGTCCGGACCGCTGGCTCGCCGACTTCGCGCAGCTGCCGATCAAGGACGAGGTGCGGCCGAAGATCCTCAAGCAGAACGCCGCCCGCCTGCTCGGCCTCGACCGGCAGCAGTGACGCAGACGGAGGTCTCCCGCGTTGTACGACGACGGCATCGGCTCCTGGCCCGCCCGGCGGGCCCGCAAGACACCGCACCGCACCGCCCTGGTCCACGAGGGGCGGCGCACCAGCTACGCCGAGCTGCACCGCAGGTCCGGCCGGCTGGCCCGGCTGCTGCACCTGCGGGGGGTGCGCCGCGGCGACCGGGTCGCCTTCCTCGGCCCCAACCACCCCGCCTTCCTCGAAGCCCTGTTCGCCGCCGGGCGGCTGGGCGCCGTGTTCGTCCCGCTCAACACCCGGCTGGCCCCGCCGGAACTGCGCTACCAGCTCCGCGACAGCGGCAGCTCCCTGCTGCTGGCGGTCCGCCAGGACGCCGGCCTGCTGGCGGAACTGGCCGCGGACACCGCGGTGTGGGAGACCGAGGGCGCGCGGTACGAGGCCCTGCTCGCGGACGCCGCCGGGGAACCGCCGGACCTGCCGGTGGCCCACGACGACCTGTGCATGATCATGTACACCTCGGGGACCACCGGCCGCCCCAAGGGCACCCTGCTCACCCACGGCAACATCGTCTGGAACAGCCTCAACGTGGTGGTCGACACCGACCTCGCCGGCGACGAGGTCACCCTGGTCAGCGCGCCGCTGTTCCACACCGCCGCGCTCAACATGACCTGCCTGCCGACCCTGCTCAAGGGCGGCACCGCCGTCCTGGAGTCCGCCTTCGACGCCGAGCGCACCCTCGCGCTGGTCCGGGAGCTCGGGATCACCTGCCTGTTCGGCGTCCCGGCGATGTACGACGAGATGACCCGGGCACCCGGCTGGGCCGCGGCCGACCTCGGCAGCCTGCGCACCCTGATGTGCGGCGGCGCGCCGGTGCCCGCCCGCACCATCCGCGCCTACCTCGACCGCGGCCTGGCCTTCGTCCAGGGCTACGGCATGACCGAGGCGGCGCCCGGCGTGCTGCTGCTCGACCGGGCGGACGCCCTGGAGCGGGCCGGCACCGCCGGCGTGCCGCACTTCTTCACCGACGTCCGCCTGCTCGACCCGGCGGGCCGGGAGGTCGGCCCGGGCGAACCCGGCGAGGTGGTGGTCAGCGGGCCCAACGTCACCCCCGGCTACTGGGGACTGCCCGCGGAGACCGCGGACTCCTACCACGACGGCCGGTGGTTCCGCTCCGGCGACGTGGCCGTCCGGGACGAGGACGGCTACGTCCGGCTGGTCGACCGCCTCAAGGACATGATCATCTCCGGCGGGGAGAACATCTACCCCGCCGAGGTGGAGGACGCCCTGCTCGAACACCCCGCCGTCGCCGAGTGCGCCGTGTTCGGCGTCCCCGACGAGAAGTGGGGCGAAGTGGGCCGCGCCGTCGTGGTGCTGGAACCCGGCGCCGCCGCGAGTGCCGAGGAGGTCCTCGCCCACCTGGACGGCCGACTGGCCCGCTACAAGATCCCCAAATCCGTCCGCTTCACCGACGCGCTGCCCCGCAGCGGCGCGGGCAAGCTCCTCAAGGGGCCGCTCCGCACCGCCCACGGGCACGCCTGACCAGCCCCCTCCCCGCGCCCCCGCGCGCCCGTCCGGAAGGACCCCCACGTGCCCCGCACCGTCCACGGCCTCACCGACCTGCTCGCCCTCGGCGGCACCGACCTCGGCCACAGCCAGTGGCTGGGGATCGCCCAGGACCGGGTGAACACCTTCGCCGACGCCACCGGCGACCACCAGTGGATCCACACCGACCCCGAACGCGCCGCCGCCGGCCCGTTCGGCACCCCGATCGCCCACGGCTACCTGACGCTCTCGCTGCTGATCCCGCTGTGGAGCGAACTGCTGGAGGTCGAGGGCGTCACCACCAAGGTCAACTACGGCCTGAACAAGGTCCGCTTCCCCTCCCCGGTCACGGTCGGGTCCAAGATCCGCGTCCACGGGGCGATCGCCTCGGTCGCGGAGGTGAAGGGCGGCGCCGAGGTGACCGTCGACCTGACCGTCGAGATCGACGGCGGGGCCAAGCCCGCGGCCGTGGCCCAGGCCGTCTACCGCTTCTACGCCTGAGCGCGGCTTCCGCGCCCGGGTGCCGCTTCCACGCCCGGGTACTGCTTCCACGCCCGGAACGGCGCGAGCCGCCACCCCCTCGCCGGGGTGGCGGCTCGCGCCGTTCCGGCGGTCGGGCGGCCGATCGCGACCAATGCCGTGCATATTATTGACGGCCGACAAAGAGCAGCCCTAGATTCGCCGCACGGCCGGTACGCCCGCGCCGCCCCCGCGCCGCCCCCGGGCCGCCCCTTCCGTGCGAACGCCCGAACTCCGCCCCCGCCTCCGGCGCCGGCCCCCGCTCGTCCCCCTCCCCCCCAGGAGA is part of the Kitasatospora setae KM-6054 genome and harbors:
- a CDS encoding acyl-CoA synthetase, with protein sequence MYDDGIGSWPARRARKTPHRTALVHEGRRTSYAELHRRSGRLARLLHLRGVRRGDRVAFLGPNHPAFLEALFAAGRLGAVFVPLNTRLAPPELRYQLRDSGSSLLLAVRQDAGLLAELAADTAVWETEGARYEALLADAAGEPPDLPVAHDDLCMIMYTSGTTGRPKGTLLTHGNIVWNSLNVVVDTDLAGDEVTLVSAPLFHTAALNMTCLPTLLKGGTAVLESAFDAERTLALVRELGITCLFGVPAMYDEMTRAPGWAAADLGSLRTLMCGGAPVPARTIRAYLDRGLAFVQGYGMTEAAPGVLLLDRADALERAGTAGVPHFFTDVRLLDPAGREVGPGEPGEVVVSGPNVTPGYWGLPAETADSYHDGRWFRSGDVAVRDEDGYVRLVDRLKDMIISGGENIYPAEVEDALLEHPAVAECAVFGVPDEKWGEVGRAVVVLEPGAAASAEEVLAHLDGRLARYKIPKSVRFTDALPRSGAGKLLKGPLRTAHGHA
- a CDS encoding MaoC family dehydratase, coding for MPRTVHGLTDLLALGGTDLGHSQWLGIAQDRVNTFADATGDHQWIHTDPERAAAGPFGTPIAHGYLTLSLLIPLWSELLEVEGVTTKVNYGLNKVRFPSPVTVGSKIRVHGAIASVAEVKGGAEVTVDLTVEIDGGAKPAAVAQAVYRFYA